Proteins from a genomic interval of Oreochromis aureus strain Israel breed Guangdong linkage group 6, ZZ_aureus, whole genome shotgun sequence:
- the tmem109 gene encoding transmembrane protein 109: MQELRDNLADLAEQGTTYLGRLVGEQTLLSVQKAFSQVLAVVAGSVAGALNVLLPCISQLLQASGIQVSLPTNKVTPEGLIFVIQWVLAALICYWLISLAFRLVASTLMSALWFLKVGVALTCFVLILSDYNVGTEVMAIRLAVLLCVCVLLDVGTWGGFSAANQTARLEEQVKILERRLREMEKWTRTEE, translated from the exons ATGCAGGAACTCCGGGACAACCTGGCTGACTTGGCCGAGCAGGGCACGACCTACCTGGGCAGGCTGGTCGGAGAACAGACGCTGCTGTCGGTGCAGAAG GCTTTCTCTCAGGTCCTAGCTGTGGTTGCAGGCAGTGTGGCCGGTGCTCTCAATGTCCTGCTGCCCTGCATCTCACAGTTACTGCAGGCCTCTGGGATCCAAG TTAGCCTCCCCACCAACAAAGTGACTCCAGAGGGCCTGATCTTCGTCATTCAGTGGGTCCTCGCAGCTCTCATCTGCTACTGGCTGATTTCTCTTGCCTTCCGATTGGTTGCCTCCACTCTAATGTCCGCCCTGTGGTTTCTGAAAGTCGGAGTCGCTTTAACCTGTTTTGTGCTCATCCTGAGCGACTACAACGTGGGCACGGAGGTGATGGCCATCCGACTGGCTGTCCTGCTGTGTGTCTGCGTCCTGCTGGACGTTGGGACTTGGGGAGGTTTCAGTGCGGCTAATCAAACTGCTCGCCTCGAGGAGCAGGTGAAGATCCTGGAGAGACGGctgagggagatggagaagTGGACGAGGACAGAAGAGTGA